ATATGCGGCCTAAAAATGCTGATGAATATTTTGATCCCGTAAGAGAGATAATTGAGAAATAACGGTTTAAGTTTAAAAGAGATAAATATTTAACTAAGATGTGTGGTAtcaatacatattaaaattattattagtagttaatttttttaaataatttactttaataaatacataataaatatattaaaaacttaaatacaaaaaataaattttaaaaatgtgtATATTCACAAGGATAAGAATATTACATTAACTCATacctcatttattaaattattaattattggaTAGGATGCATGGCTAGTAATAAGTGAGCTGCTCATCCAATTGCCAATTCCCCACACAACACCTAAGTGAAATAGAAATACTTATACCATGCTGCCAGCTGCCAAAGTGCTAAGTGCCAAGTAATTATAAATGGTGCTTATTTAGATCTAGTTGATTAGCATAGCACAGGTGCATGTGATCCATTGTGCTCGGTCAAAGAAAGTCAAACATCATTGTTGGAGAGCCCTATTGAATGAGACAAACCCAAAAAATTTCCAACTTAATTTATTTAGGTTTAACTAAAAAcacatattaatattattgttagtgaatgttttttaatttttaaataaatgtatactaaatatattaaaatttaaactttatacattttttataattgttttttcaattaataatcttaacaaataattattgacaagtatatatgtatttatcaTTTTGggataaaatttgaattatctTAATATCCCATATAGCAAAACGTTGACATTTTCAGATGATTAAAGGCGTGCCTTATGCCTTAACTCCAAGAGTTTctaatttaggatttaaaatggaaaaaaaaagaaagaaaaaaactgcATATTCTGCTGGCCATATCTATGCTTATGATATTATGCTgctgtatatatatatggaccCTCATTTACAGTAACTTATGTCTTTACTCTTGACTACTGTTTTGCAACAGTCTAAGCatatattatatgaaaaatGTGAGAAGAGTGGTGCGATGCATAGCATGTTgatgttattagttattaggaAGTAGCAAGCTATGTTCCCCGTCTGGATATAGTAATAATTTTCTATAGGTTCCTCAATGTCAtggaatataatatatatgtaattaaaGTGGGACCAATAAAATAGCATAAGTTCAGCCTTTTGGATCACTAGTTGTTTGTTCAGCAAAGGCTATGGAGTATGGACCCACACCCACCGGTCCCATAAGAATGCACCTTCTAGCCCCGGCAACGCGTGCTTCCATTCCATGTCcttctctgtctctctctcttttcttttcctctcactttaatttctattatctaatctctatttcttctctttGGGTAGATCTCAAATGTATCTAACCTTCACTACATGTTCTCGTATCGTATAGTATATGGTAAGAATATGAAAGTCCTTTTTATATAATGGACATTCAGTAGTGTATTGATTAGCACATTCACGTAACTTAATCCCACACATGGCCAATTAATGTCGACAATCATTGCGCAAGTCTCTTTAGACATAATAATTTGAATGGGGTTTTGTTAGgggtaattattaatttaaatgtaataaaatttttattggaaAAGATTCTAAGATTGTAGTACAACAATTATTgtataaataagaataaataacaTTTAGCCAAACTCATTTGATAATATACAAGAAATCATGTTATGATTTTGTTggtttaaataatttgacaagAATGTTAGAagattattagaatttattatttttaattaataattagttattaatatttaaaaatatgagttaaaatatgttataaaattattatactaaaataattaagttGATGGCTGAAAattatagttaaaaataataaattctaataaccctctactatttttttaatttgacatataactaatttattcgTTAAATGATGAGCTCATTGGTCTGCTTAAATAAGTATTGGACTTTCAATTCGTCTTTTATATCTAGCAATCTATTGGTTAATTAAGCTTAGATTCAGGATTAGTTAGTCTTTATCCTACCAAATTAAGGAATactattgaaaaaaattgacatgttaaattttattcagagattattaattcttttttttataagtatCAACTTGTAAAAAGCAAGTACAAAAGCATCGATATCATTGATGATTCTGTATTTTGCCATGAATGTGATGTTGGTAAAACAGAGAAAAGAATGGATTAATGATGCGATAACCTATGACTTTCTGTCCCTTCaaaaatgtatatatttaaGATCATGCGCCAGTTCCTAGTTTGGACAGTTATGCTATGGGTACCAACTTATCGTACGGTCAGGATCTACTTCTTGGAGGCAAAGATGCCACTTCATCAAGCTTAGCTTAGCTTCAGTTACAACTTACAACTATTTATTATATTACAGAGGTGATACATATACACAACACAGAAACTTTGGTGCATGTGATTCAATTCACCTAGCTAGCTAGCTAATTAAATAAAAGCATGCTATGCTGTGTTGTTCTGTTGATGATTTGTCTTGAGCAGACCAATGCCTTGCATTGTGATCCTCAACaactatataatatattaactaTAGTGTaatgaattatttatttctttctttattatcAGTGTGAATTTAATATATGTGCATTGCTGGTGAAACAATGCTGTCTCATGAGGCATCTCCTCCACAAAACTTGAATCACATTGGTCAAAGCACTGGGATTTCAGATTTGTTTGGCATGCCTAAAACCTCATGCAATAGCACTCTTGGTTCCCGTGTGAGATGAGAGAATAATCTCAAAACTCTTCAAATAATAGTTTCATTGCATCATTCTATCTATATACACTGAGGATCTAGCAGTCTACTAGCAAGTAGTGTGTTTAATTTTCTCAAATAAAACAAGGTTGTTGCTGAACTTTATGTGgccatatatatatagttgaagGAGCTTGTTTTCTTTCCTTGAGAGAGTTACGTTCCTTTTCTTGGATTGTCTTCTTCAATGAAATCTCACAGGTCAGAACCTGcactttttatttgattattcaCAACCTTTTGAGCTTGGAATTCAGGTAATTGGTTTCTGTTAGTAGCTTTGCTTTGTTCTGAGAAGCTTATCATGAACTTAATCCACTGTTTCATAACAATGTTTTAGAATTTTACTATATAGTTTGGTTTTGGGCCACTTTTTCACCTTCCCATCaggttttattttgattttagaaTTTCGCTATATAGCATAGGTTCCATATAAAGCATTGAAAATGATCTATCATCATATATCTATGTTTAGAAATCATTACTTGCAAAGTGGTGCACTAATAAGCACTATTAATGGTTCTCTGTATGGCCCTAATATTAATGACATTATACCAAGAATATATGTATTCTTTTTGGTTTAAATATCTAAGAGAGATAGTAtatgaaaagaagagaaagtacATACTTGGTTGGTTATgtattattctctctctatCTGTACGTTTATATATCTGTGgtaaaagaaattatttatgGTGAGAAAATTTCAGCAAATAACTTTAGGGAATggaagatatttttttgttattcaagTTTGTGgtccaaattttttgaatgaggGAAGCATGGGACTAAGAAACAGACAACTTATGCATAAAGGGAAGTTGATGTCATCATTTTGTAGTATTAGGGCTCAATGCCATTATTATAGTTTAGCAGTACATATATACACACATTCCCCCACACCAACATAGCTATTTTCAGCATAAACAATATGATGTTTCCATTGATCATTTCAGGTAACATCAAATTGATAACTGATATATGAAGGTTGAATGATAAACATACATGAACATCTGAACACAAGTTTCCACCAAAGTATAGTTATTAGTTAATACTGCAGAAGCTTAATTAGCAGTTAGATATCCAATAATGGAGAAGAAGCTCATTAGGCCATGTGACAGAGAATACATGAGGATGGCCATGCTAAAACATGAACAAACTTTCAAACAACAggtacttcttcttcttccctttctgtttatataaaaataataatttgtatgTCCTAATAATAACTAGATTGGAATGTTGAATTTCAACAGGTGTATGAACTTCACCGTTTGTATAGGATTCAGCAGGCACTGATGAAAAACATGGAAGGCAGCAGCAGCAGAATCAGTGAAATTGAAGAGTCAGAGATTGAGTTGACTCTAGGGCCTTCAAGTCACTACAACCGTAAGAAAGTTGTTGAGGCATCACCTCTAACTTCAGATTCAGGTCAaagcttttcttcttcttctggttCTGGTTCTGGATCCTGTTTCATACACAACAACACAAGTTTCAAGACCCACCAATATCATAGCAGCCATAGAGAAGAATTAGGTGGAGGCATTATAGGCCTTGTCCAAGTGCCACATTCAAGTAGTGGTGTTAGAAACGGTTACCATATTATTGAAGAACAATCAAGACTAGAGAGATCAAAACAGCCACCTTCACTTCTTCAAGTATTGAGCCTTAGCATTACATGAGAATTTCTATGGTCAATGTGATACATATATATATCTGCTTAATTTACTACTGTTTTGACTATTATCAAGTGCAGTTTTATGATGTCTTGTGTATAAAGTACTGAGTTTTATGGTTTAACCGGTTATGGTGTCTaatatttctttgattttgtgaCTAAAAGTTACATGATATTCTTTTTCTGTCATCAACGTTTATCATGAAAACGTTCCTTTCATGCCAACCAACCATGTCTATTTTAGGCTTTGTGGAGGCCTGAAAATAGAACAAGAAATTCAATCCTTCAAAGAAAGCATCTTTTGAATATGACAAAATTCATATATATCTTTTGTCCTATCAACCAGCCATAGCAAACATTGAGACGTTTCTCCAAAGCAATCAACCCAGCCAGCTAATTGGTTGATTAAGTTAAATATTGAAATAATCTCAAATCATGTTAATTAGAAGACAAATCTCTAATGATGAGTGCTGCTTCTGTCAATTTAGTGTTAGTGTTATTAGTGGTGTCACTGAAAAATGGGAGAGGAGGGTGAGTGATCACTGCTTTACTGCAAATGCAGACATGCATGATTTTATTTATTGCTCTAAAAAATAACAAGTATAGTTACAATGTTCTAAGATCACCTTTTAagattattgattattttttttttatagaaaacttataaaatttaagttttaatatatttgttataaaataaaaaatttaaaacttttattattactaataatcttttttgttatgtccttcttaattaatttatcttttgCTAGCTATACAGAATTTAGTTTCAATCAATAATTCATGAACTTACAAATCAACAAGAATTTGGCAATCTAGTTGTTGTCTAGCATCACATGGACAGAGGATTCTCTTGCGTGTACACTAAAAAACATTTGTAACTTACTACATTTAATGCCTTTGGAATATTCATACAATTGAGAAACCAAATCATAGTCTCTTACTTTTATTTGATGATTGGGTTTTAGACCATCAACACCGACACTGCAAGGCTGTCACTTCTAGTATTATTACCCTTTCTCAAAAGCTTTTTTCTATCGCAAAGGACTAATTATTTTGCAAATAAGACCCCACCAATCTCTCTTCTCAGATTTTATATCCTAGGGTGCGGTGATCTTTTGGTCCAGTTATTTTTGAGAAGACAAAATGTCACTGTGAAAACTGAGAAGTCAGAAGGAGCTTGATTCACCTCATTTTTACAATCGCCGTATGTAAATGGCTAAATGCTCTGTCCTTTCTATACCTTATtcatgactttttttttttgtttggttaaTGATCACGATCCATTTTAAGATCgttcaaatttcaaaatgcATATTACTTTTGTTCTCAATAACATGACTTTTTAGATATGTTATAACTTATAAGAGAGATTTTTTGTTTGAGTTAGATTTTAGAGTTAAATTAGACTTGTTTGATTCTAATATCATATTcgaatattttctatttaatattattaggaTACTCATCTATAAATATCACATTACAAATACACTACAAAcaattattctttattgtaagaAAAGGATATATTATAAGttctatataatttttaaataatttataaatgtgAGATATTACTTGAACTAATTTTTGAAGTAAAATTAGACCaaactcaattttaataatttttatatttctactTATCACAGTAAACGAATTTTATATTGCTGTTATTACTATAATTATTAGTGGTTAAGATTTTGTTTCTATTAgtttttggaagaaaaagaaaaaaaaatatatttattaaaaatactgaGAATATCTATCCAaatatttccttttttttctttaaaataaaaaactacctaaaaaagataaataaaagagcACCTTTCAGCAAGATGTAATGACCCATGGCACCCTATCCATGTCCTTATTATGTCCAATCTATGGCTTCATTTGTTGTTAGAAATGATGCTGGTATCCTAGATTATTAATCAATCATGCTAGATAATTAATTAGGGTACTTGTCAATAACAGCTAATTATTAGTTGGGTTACAAACaagtctaaaaaaaataatctaaaacctaatgaaaaatttctaaaatctaaaaaaaaaatccaaaattaaataaaaagaaatcaccaaaatctaataaaaagaaatatttaaaacaaaataaaaaaatctaaaattattgtaaaaataatatccaaaacttaacaaaaaaataactgaaatataacaaaaaatatctaaaattattgtaaaaaaaaacctaaaacttaagaaaaaatctaaaatttaaacaaaataaaaactcttttaattataataaaaaaataacgcATCATTTTCAAATGTTTCTTATACTTGAATTTCGAATGTTTCTTATATATTCTTGgaattcaaatatttaaattttagaagttttagttatttttttaaaatatataattaaaagtaaatgaaAGCAAACCAATAAAATGGAGGCATTATTTCATCTGTTTTTTATACCTAAGTTTTATATGTTTACATTTTAGAGGTTTTAGATATTACTTTGAAAATGGATCGATACGCGCACAATGTTTAGTATTCATCGTTTACGGCTAGGATTACTGGGTTATCTAATTTCATTCGTTTCtctagtttttgttttttagtgtCAGTGTCGGCTCAACAGAGTATTTTTGCCGTTTGTGTTCTTTCCGATCTCTACGCATTTCACCACTCCACCAGAAATTTCCTTTGCCTCTACCGTATTCCAGCTTGATAGTTTCCACTAGGGGTGCACATGGATCGGGTGAAGTCGGATTTGATGAGACCCAGACTTGATCCGAAATATACTCCGGAtctatttattagacccgaatccgaccctagacccgatgaaaccaaTACACTTTCGGGCCACAATTAATTATACCGGGTAAAAACCGGGCcattaacattacattacgttGATATCTTTTTGTAAGatagcatgtaaaaatatccaaatttccaaaactctaaccattatttaacatggtaaaattcacttagaaaaatataacaagaaccaaccattctttaaaattaaagcataaccacaatcaatactaaagcaaaaccacaatcaataccaatattgtctaataataccaaatatttaaatcaatacaaataacacaatattatgcattagtctaaagtcttatgcattctaaacataaaacattaacttatagtcttataatgactaataacacaaaatattaaggtttacaatacttaaattccacataagaatagtcatgatccatcactaataacacaaaatattaattgtgtatgatgatcGGGCCATCGGGCCAACTTCAGGTGACTCGAGCTATGGCAtggacccgacccgaaataatgaccgggtctatttttgagacccttacccgGCCCTAAACACaataaaatcacaccaaattagcccCTAAAGTGTTTGGGATCGGGTCGGGCCTTCGGGCCGGGTCGAGTCTGTGCACCCCTAGTTTCCACCGCTTGTCCAGGGTTGAGCCCTAGAATTTGACAGCGAACTTAGAAAGCCACGACCTGTTCAAGCTAAAGTTCCATTAAAGAGCGTTTCCACGTggtaatctttaaaaaataaatgaaaacaaataatACCTCtagattttgggtgtttaaattttagatattttgaaatgtttattttctatgattttggatattttattttattaggttttagatattctattttaatgattttgaaTGTTTTTNNNNNNNNNNNNNNNNNNNNNNNNNNNNNNNNNNNNNNNNNNNNNNNNNNaggttttgattttttttatattttaaatatttttcaattaagatttagaaattcttttttaataatttaaaatatatttttatattttattatgaaattggttaatttattaaaatattgtctaaagattaaagaagatgTTGGTTATCTAGAATTTTGCATTATTAATTAACTGGCTTAATCTGATTGGAAGAATGATTCTTCATTTCTTCCAATGAATCGCAATGTTGAATTCAGTTTGCATTGTTGCCAGTCACCAGCTAGCTAGACAGCAATTCAACCAAggaattatatatttaatttttcaacacCCTTTACAATATATTTCTCACTTGATCATGATCAAAACATATAATCTACAACGGCATCACACAATTTAGTagtaaacaaaaaagaaaagaaaagaaaaacaaggaagGAAAAGTAGTCCTGTATTTTCAAGCCTCATGATATGGAGTGGCGGCGATTCTTATTTGGTTTTGTGCGACCTTTGGAGAAAGGTGCGATGCCATCAGCACGTAGAAAAGGAGAGAGTTTTCCGAGTTTCTTGGACACAGAACTTATGAACGATTTTCGAGGCAGAGGAGGCTTATCAGCGGCAGAAGAAGGCGAGGCACTTATCATAGGGCTGCTAATTCCTGATTTGATCAGTGTGGAATTCTCGATCTCTTTTAGCTTCATTTTCAGTTTCACAAGCTCTAATTTCAGGTCTTGATTTTCTCTGCGTAATGTGGAGAGTTCATTTGAAACCGGATGGTGAAATACACTGGTCTTGGATTGACCTGAAGAAGGAGATTCTCCACTCGCACTGCTTCCATTATTCATGGCGTCACGTAGTCTTTGCTGTTCGTAGTAGAGAACTTGAACCACGGTTTGGACCGGAAGACGGTCGTTTTGAGCCGCATGCGCGCACGCCTCTCGCGATAGCTTCTGGCAATCCATCACGCCACATACTTTCTTTCTCTCCATGTCACTCAGATTAGGATGAGCCTACGAGTTTATGcacaagaataaatataaaatacataattaaacataaattatttttaaggtGTTATAATGTTTTAGAGAAAGGGAATGCACCTTGAGATAGATGTCAATGGCTCTATACATGCCATCTTCTGTTGGCTTTGATTGTTCAGGAATCAATTCAGCCAGATTGGTGAACTTTGCGATCGTTAAATTTCGATCCGTGGCTATTTCAGATAGGTAGTTCTCCATCAGCTTTCCAACCCGTTCGACATCAGTTTGTGGAGGCGAAAAGTATTCAACATCTTGATTATAGACTAAATGGTTCCCAAGATGAGATTCAAGGTAATTGGTCATGATCCTCTGCACCGTATCCACATCAAACAATGTGTCTCCAGTAAATGAATAAGCAGGAATAAGAAGATCATCTAGGACAGCGTGTCCTAACTGCATGGCCATCCTCTTCTCCAAATCAAGCCTGCAAGCAACCGTCGTCTCCAGATATATCGCCGAGCGAAGCAGCATAGACAGAAAGCTTACAGACATTGCATTCTTCTCCCTTGGCAACAGGCTCACTATTGTCTCCAAAACAACCCTCTTTTCGTGCTCTTGTCGCGGCTCAATCTTCTTCCTTCCCTTTGCAAATATATCCTAAACAagaaggagaaaataaaaaagatgttCAAGACTGACTGAATCTATAAGACNNNNNNNNNNNNNNNNNNNNNNNNNNNNNNNNNNNNNNNNNNNNNNNNAAAtcaggtgaagtcgacttcatgcgaagttgataattgagagtcgttagataatttgactgatttgacaaaattttcatctaatagcTTTCAATTATCTTCACGTAAAGTCGAATGCACTGAGTTTCCACCTTCTGAAAAAGAGCTACATAAATTCATTTGAGGTGCCAACACACTTGCAGTTGTGTAAAGTTGATAAACTGAGAGAATTGTTagatattaatttagttaaacatATTAGATTATCTAACGATTCACAACTACACCTTTAAATGCAATCTAAAAAGCGTATCAACTTTGAACAGTTACAATCATTTTAGCCTGGGGTCTCACCAAACCTCGTAGAGATTTCTGTGCATAGAGCATTAGAATGGGACCAATAGCATATTGTTTAAACCCTCTAGCCATCATTGCAGTTAGAACTCTCTGGAAGATGTCGATTCGGAGAACCGTTAAGTCTTCAGACCACCAATCAACCACCGGCCTCTGATGATGAGACACAACTCCATCAGAGCCACTGTCGCTTCTTGCAGAAGAAGTGCAAAACTGGCTTTCCTTGCAGGCTATGTATGCAATGGCATCGATGCATTTACTCACCAATTTCGCTTTCTCTGCCACTGGAAGGAGCTTCTCTGACATGTGCAATATAGACACAGCCCCTGATATTGTCTTGAGTGCCACTTCGTTCAAGTAAGCATCAGTTCTTCCAACTAAGTTTCCAACTGCATAATCCTCTGTCATCTCGAGATACTCCGCCATGCAGCGAAGCATGGCGATGTTTTCGACAGTTATCTCGAAGTTTATTCCGTAACAGAATTTGGCTGCCAGTTCGAATCCTTCTGCTCCTCCAGGAACATCAGAGAGTTCAATCAAGGACACATCAGCATCGTTGGATTCTGAGACCAGTTTCCTAATATATCCACACTTGGAGACTAATGGAAACTGCAATTACAGTATGTAATATATGTTAAAGAATGATTCAACCTTAATTGATGATCAAAATAACAATTCTATGCATAGTATTGCTTCCTAATTTAAGTTCTATAATTCTATTATTAGACATGAAGCACAAAAGTTGAATATGAAATTGTTATTATTCTAATATGTTTGAATCGGTTCACTACCTTATGTAAGGAAAATGAAGCTTCTCCAACTTGAACAATAACATCACTTGGAATCTCCTGAGAAAAAATCCTGTAATTTAAGTACTAAGTAATTAATCTCATTGGTTTTTGGTTCTTGtatcaaagaaagaaaacgTAAGCATATCGATATGAAAGAATACCATTCACTCGTTCTCTTCATGGCACTGGAAAGAAGCTCCTTCTTCTTCAGGGACAAGTCAGGAGTAGTAGCAGCAATATTATTCTCTTGACCACGATCCACCATGGCAGTTACGGATTCCTAGCTCACAATAGTTTCATCAAtcttaagaagaaaagaaaaggattgAATCAGTGGTTGTATTATAGGCTCAAAGCTCATCTTTATATTTATAGATTCCCTCTACATTTTCTTCATGGCAAGGGGAATAGAAGTACTTTTTATCCCTTCAAAATTGGAATTtgaatctcttttttttatatatactaattttcttttttcttcttgcttttgaaataAGAAGCTGAAGCTGAAATGAACCAACATGCGGGAAAATAAAGACCAACGAGGATAGAGTTGGAACCTGAACCTCAAATGGGTTTCCGAGCAACGGTAATCAAACAAATCATCGGCCATGTGAATTTACCAAAACAAAGGTTTTAATGTCAAGAAGAAACACAGCTGAGTGCCTGAATTAGAGGGTATAAGAAGGAATATATGAGTGGCATTATCGAAATTTTAAGATGTGAGGAGGGGCAAAATGGAAGCAGAAATGGTGTGGTGTGTGGAAAGGATGAGATGGTTGCATGTTGATTGGCGTCTCTGGCGTTTGTATCAACGTGAGAAGTTTGAAATTCTTTTCTCATGTTCCCATCCACAACTATAGAAGAGAGTGTTCCTGGCCCATTTTTGGTAATTTGTTCCGCACCATACATACattgaataataattttgaatttttattttattttattttcactttttttccCCGGGTTGAATTTATAGTgacaattaaaatcatattttgGAAATGAGAAATTAATAACGTTAAGTTAAACCATTGAAAACTGAAAAGTTGCCACTGGGTTCAGGTTGGTTAAAAATTATGCATTATTGATCTAACAGACTAACATGTGAATAGGACCACAGGAAAATTCATATATAGGGGGCAATAATGAATGGATTTGATGACTACTcaggtaatttttatttgaagacgataaataaaaattattaaataatttaatatatttaattaaattattatttaataatttttaattattatttttacataataattTCATGTAAGTAGTCACTATGGATATTATACTTAGCAAAGACTAGAAGCTCAAAATATGTTAATTGGATACCACTAGCTAGCTATAAGACTATAACATTTGTTATTGGACAAAGGTAGACGATACTATAGCATTCGTGATTGATTTAAATAGATCGTTATTTATATTCTTTAAGCAAAATTTCAAGTTGAAATTTTATttcagaataagaaaaaaattatcccTGACTTAGCTCGATTTAAACAATTCGCTATTAATATGTAATCATGGCAACCAAAAATAGATTCAGACAAGTGgttttaatcaaaataatgGGATAAGTTTGCtgtttttactattattttcatGGGGAGCATAGTAGTAAGCATAACTCACTAATTTTATTGTAAGCTATGAAATACGGATATTTGCTGAATTATTGTCTCTGATATATTTTGGCTATTATATTTATCGATATTTATTGAGatgtatattttgttgtattcaatagtattttaataaaaaataaaaaaaattttgtcgaacatatttaaatacatttaaatattaTCACTTGTCAATatatttaactttatttttaatatgtatttttaaaataaatttaaaaataatatatattaatatttattaaaataaaaaattattttaaatactttatgtaattaaaaaaagaatttaattttaatgctattttacatatgtttgtgtcttataaaaatttaaagttcgTACGTTCAAGTTATCCATGTATTATAGATTGTAAGaaattatctaaaatattaaatgaataAATGTACGATTTAGTTTGGTAaaacttttactttttaaaagtagcttataaaagttaacttttaaaagatggctttttaaaagttgtaacatttatgtttggtaaatcaaatcaaCAATTGCTTTTAATAAACATAAGCAGTATCAATTATATTTGGTAAAATAACTTTGAAAAGCTCTATTCTAAGTGTTTTCAAAAGTATCCCG
The Arachis duranensis cultivar V14167 chromosome 5, aradu.V14167.gnm2.J7QH, whole genome shotgun sequence genome window above contains:
- the LOC107487670 gene encoding BTB/POZ domain-containing protein SR1IP1; the encoded protein is MVDRGQENNIAATTPDLSLKKKELLSSAMKRTSEWIFSQEIPSDVIVQVGEASFSLHKFPLVSKCGYIRKLVSESNDADVSLIELSDVPGGAEGFELAAKFCYGINFEITVENIAMLRCMAEYLEMTEDYAVGNLVGRTDAYLNEVALKTISGAVSILHMSEKLLPVAEKAKLVSKCIDAIAYIACKESQFCTSSARSDSGSDGVVSHHQRPVVDWWSEDLTVLRIDIFQRVLTAMMARGFKQYAIGPILMLYAQKSLRGLDIFAKGRKKIEPRQEHEKRVVLETIVSLLPREKNAMSVSFLSMLLRSAIYLETTVACRLDLEKRMAMQLGHAVLDDLLIPAYSFTGDTLFDVDTVQRIMTNYLESHLGNHLVYNQDVEYFSPPQTDVERVGKLMENYLSEIATDRNLTIAKFTNLAELIPEQSKPTEDGMYRAIDIYLKAHPNLSDMERKKVCGVMDCQKLSREACAHAAQNDRLPVQTVVQVLYYEQQRLRDAMNNGSSASGESPSSGQSKTSVFHHPVSNELSTLRRENQDLKLELVKLKMKLKEIENSTLIKSGISSPMISASPSSAADKPPLPRKSFISSVSKKLGKLSPFLRADGIAPFSKGRTKPNKNRRHSIS
- the LOC107487635 gene encoding uncharacterized protein LOC107487635, with amino-acid sequence MEKKLIRPCDREYMRMAMLKHEQTFKQQVYELHRLYRIQQALMKNMEGSSSRISEIEESEIELTLGPSSHYNRKKVVEASPLTSDSGQSFSSSSGSGSGSCFIHNNTSFKTHQYHSSHREELGGGIIGLVQVPHSSSGVRNGYHIIEEQSRLERSKQPPSLLQVLSLSIT